CCAGTTCTGCAGTgcgggaaagagagaagaaaaaataattactcgtgggtttttaaaaattattatttgaacagccctttaaaaaatgaaatgtattTCTGACATCAAATGATACAACCAGTTTTTATTCTCAGAAAATCCAGCCTAAACTTCCCGACACCTCAAAGGCAGAGATCttcgaacttggcaactttaaagactggtggacttcaactgatagaattctccagccagctatactatgctggagaattctggcagttgaagtccaaaagtcttaaagtttccaaatttggggacctctgccaaaGAGTGTAGACAGAGAAGAATGAGAGCCATTTTCAGAGACATCCTTGAGTTGGAGACTCAGGAAAAGATACCAAGAAAGCTATGGGTCTTCTCTCCATTCTAAGTTCTTTTTACTTTGTTGGTCTCAGTCTGTACATAAACAATGGTCCAGGCAGGGGGAGGACAACCCTTGACAACCTCCAAACATACAACATTATGGCTTGGACTCCAATTTTCCAAATCTGAGATCAGATGTTCccctgtcatagaaacatagaagactgacggcagaaaaagacctcatggtccacctagtttgcccttatactatttcctgtattttatcttataatggatatatgtttatcccaggcatgtttaaatttagttactgtggatttaccaaccacgtctgttggaagtttgttccaaggatctactactctttcagtgaaataatattttctcacgttgcttttgatctttcccccaactaacttcagattgtgtccccttgtttttgtgttcactttcctattaaaaacacttccctcctgaaccttatttaaccctttaacatatttaaatgtttcgatcatgtccccccttttccttctgtcctccagactatacagattgagttcattaagtctttcctgatacgttttatgaagtcattgaagacttcagcttcatatctattggtctgtggTTGGCTGGGTATCGTTAGCTTCCGAAAGTGGAGCTCTGacgtctctcacacacacatacacacaccgccCCAGAATAACAAGTGCAATGCTCAACTCTTCCCCTGTGATATCTTGAGATAATTGCCAACTGGCCAGCCTCCAACCCCCAGTAGAAAGCAACGAAAAGAATTTGGCTTTGTGGCTTGCTTGTCTTTTGCGACATTCTATTACGCAGCAAGAAAGGAGACTCCAAAGTCCGAGAGGGAAGACTCCACGTGATGAAAGCAAATGTTCCAAGTTGTAGCAGCCCTTAACTGGCCTCAGCTGACCTTAACCTGGGTAGCATTTGGAGGGAAGCCTGTACACAAACCCAGGGCTGCAGACAGGACCGAGATGGGAAAATATCATCTAGAAAAAGGTAATCTCTCTAACGCTGGTGCCCTCAAAAATGACATAGATACATCAACGGAAGCATCAGCTCAATAGGACCTTCTTTAACTCCAATAATAGTATGGAAGGATGGAGGATTAGAAAATTTTTAGAAGGTTCAGAAATGTGCAAATTGACAATGGAAATACATGGAGAAGAAGACGCCGAATTTTATGAAAACTGGGGGAAATGGTATTGCtggttaaaacaaaataaaaatttagaaaTTTGGTTATAAAACACAAAATGTCCAAGGTGAATCTGTAAATATCTGTAGCCTCTCTGCTAAGAACTGTAGAAgaatttatatacactgctcaaataaaaataaagggaacacttaaaaaacagaatataacttcaagtaaatcaaacttctgtgaaatcaaactgtccaacactgattgacagtcaatttcacatgctgttgtgcaaatggaatagttgtgcaaatgaaatattcaatatttcattcattcagatctagggtgtgttatttgagtgttccctttattttttttgagcagtatatatgtatgtataataaATGATATAGAAAATACAATAGGATATTAAACAACTATATTGATAGACTCAGTTAATAGTATTGTAACATGAAATTAGATATAGAAACATTCTGAAAAAGCTGTAAAAGTGAGTAATCATTCTTTGCATTTGTTTTGATGTATGTATTTTTCGCTgtattttatgtgtgtgtgtttttttaaatctgtgTGTCTTGTataaaaatgttctttttttaattgaaaatcttaataaagataatttttacaaaaaaaaaatagtatggAAGGATGTTTTTGTTCATCTTTTCTTACCaactctattatttatttttgaaaaataattaggAGCTCCAAGAACTCTGATCTGTCCCATTTTCTTATCTCTCCAGTTGATCAACTTAATCCAATTGATCAGTTTATTTAGTAATATATTAGTATGGTTAGATAAGATAAGAgtgggaaaaggaaaagggatgatacctgcgATATAGCAGGCGTATGCAGTTTaacaacatatttttaaattatagtgGTGTGGGTGTGTATATTGAGGATGGTTGCATATTACATTGTtagtagattatagatagatatcagagggattgaactcagacagaacaTCTAGTTTGTATTTGGTCTAAAGAGTTTTCAGTTGGTTTCTGTTTTATTGTCATtagtgttggataaccatctgtgccacttctcccaggccttgtagaacttggattcattcttattttgtatttccattgtcattttggatagttcagcacattccatgattttactaaTAATAGTTAAAGTTGTTGGGATGTTGTTttctttccattgttgggcatatgttagtctggcggcAGTCAATATTTGTATgataaggtatctgtcttctttggtGGTTTTTTGTCGGAGGACACCTAGAAGAAACAGTTCGGGTTTGATTGTAACCTTTATCGATATGACTTGGTCTattattctttttaatttctgTCCAGAATTTTTTGGCATATGTACAAGTCCACCACAAATGATAATAGGTTCCTTGTTTctctttgcacttccagcataggGGTGATATATTTGGGTACATTTTTGACAGTCTGactggtggaagatgccatctgtaaatcATTTTGTAAAGGTTTTTTTGTAGGATATTGCTGGTGTCAATTTATAATTAATTGTGAATATTGTTTCCCATTCTGTAAGGTTTATTGCATATCTGAAATTTTGTGTCCATGCTATCATGCATCCTTTGACTATTTCTTCTATGGTGTCTTGTTTTAGTAAGTAGGTGTATagtttagaaattatttttatgttGGGTCCAAATAGTATTAGATTGATCAGTTTAATCCCCCATCTATCAACACAAAGATACACACCCAAAGCCAGGAAGACACAACAAGGTGGGCCTCTTGGAGGGTTGCTAGTTTCTAGAGCATCAGAATATTCCAAACCCTTACCTGTCCAGCTAAGTCCCAGGTGATCAGCCACAATTGCCATCCTTATATCCGTCCGTTCGCATGGGCTCTGTGGACCTGTGATTTACAATTCTTCCATTAAAAGGGTAATGTGAAAAGGTGCTCAGCGCTAACTAACATAACTGTAATACACTGTGTTATTTTAAATAGATGCTTTTAAGTCCAATTACTAAAAAGAATGGAATGCCCTGTtttggttcttttaaaaaatgcagatgCACAGATCTGGTACTTTCCCCTTTTGAAAGGCTAGTAGTGTTCCTCTACATGATGTAAATATTGTGTAAATGGAACCAAACATGCTGACAATCTATCTAATGAGCTGTACAACATGATTTAATTAattggtggaaggaaggaagggaaaaaaatatcccaCCAGGAactaaagaatgaaaaaaaaaatctttctttctaCAAAGGGCAAATTTTACTGTCCGGGAGCATCTGGGGGCTGACATAAATGTCTTTAGCATGCGTCCCTAGCTATCTTAACTTTACAGACTTCACATAAAGGAAGGAGAGCCATAAAAGACGAAACACAGAGATGACAATGACAGAATGAGAACTAGAGGAAGTCACTACACAGGCAATCACAACAGTTCATGCACTAAGATCAACAAGTTGAAATTTTTACAAACTAGGCTTGGCTTCCACAGGGTGAGCCCGGAGAGCTCCAGAAACCTGACTCCCTCCATTCTCACCAGTCCTTctcttactcctcctcctcctcctcctgtcactGTCGGACTTTTCAATCTTTGATTTTAAAGATGCTGCCTCTGTTCTCATATCTCTAGCGGGCTTCGTTGCAATGGATGGCTGGAAAACTTGAGTGGCTTCGGACAGGGATGTGGTTCTTGATGTActatcttcttcttcatcttcctcctcctcctccttctcctcagaTACTCCTGGTGGCATTTTTTTCTGTTCGTCAGAATTTCGGTCGACAACCTTTAAAGCCTCACCACTAATTCCCTTAAAATATTCAATAGAATGTTTACATACCTCCCTAAGCTGATCTTGCTTTGCTTTAACAGTCGTTGCAGCTGCggcggtgatggtggtggtggtagatCTTACCTTTAATGGTAATTTAGAAGGATAAGAGTTGGCCTTGCTTCTCTCTACCTGCCCTTGGCTTTGAGCGGGTGGCATTTTTCTAGCTAAGGTCAAGTTATGCCTCTGTGTGTTTTTTATGGGAATCTTAGACCTCCCCTCTACGGGTGGAGAAGAGCTGCACGGCTTTTTGGGGTCAACTTTCCTGGCCTCCCTGACATAACTCCCCCTGCTGGCCTGGCTAATGCTATGCAGCACAGCGTCTTTGGCTTTAACGGGAAGCCGGGAGCGTGCTCGATTCCTGACTGGTTCGGAAGACAACTGCTGCTCTCTGGTTTTTTTCTGCTTACAATCTCCTTGGGTTGCACCGGGACCGTTTCCTGAAGGGTGTTTCATTGGATTAGCTTTCTGGGTGGGACATTTGGACTCAAAGTGTTCATTTAGCACTACTTTACAAATAAGGTGATTGGTAGGTGTGGTGCATGGGTccaaattgttgttgttattaaaattATCTTTTGGGAAATCATACTTTTCTGCTTCCCTACCGCTGGTCTGGTTAAGCACAGCTGTGTCTGCAACCTCCTCTACAGCTTCGCAATCTAACCCCTGAGTCCCTGATGTCAACGTCTCTAGCTTATCTGCCATTTCCCCAGACATGTCTTTCTTCAGCATGGCGGAAGCTGAAATGCCCATTTTAATTGGCGTGCGCAACTTGGGATCGATTTTAGAAGAGTGAAGTGCCACGGACGACTTCTCCAGTGAGCTACAACCAGGTGTTGCTTCCATGCCATCTCCACTGGCCTGGAAGATAAGCTTAGGTTCAACAGTTGGCGTTTCTACTTCTCTCTCTACGGTTTTGTCCCCTGACTGTGGCTGTGTGATGGCAGTGACTTTATTGTTATCCCCTTCCCCCTTGTCCCCTGACTTCCCTTCAGAAGTATGCTCACCAATCTGAAAAAATTGGAGTCTTTCTTCAACAAAATCCCTCTTGCTCATGTCAATTGCACCACTGCGAGTCATCTCAAACATCTTCCCTTCGTGAAACGGGAAGGGGTTGGGCTCACTAGTTGGGGTACTCTCATCTGTCGGCGTCCTAGCTGGTGTCGTGTCTGGGGTGGTGGCTGGTGACCTGTCTTCCACCGCCAGGCCAAAAGGCTTGGTGTCATCGTCCCTGCTTTTGGATTCAAAGACTTCATCGTCTCCACGGTTACTGGACCAAGGGTCGAAATCTAGGCTCTTGGTTGCTACCGTTTTAAAAGGGGTGGCAAACTCTTCGTCTACTTTGTAACTGAAATATGTGTCAGGAAACACAGTCCTGTCTGGATGACGGCCTTCCAAAGTGAAGAACTGTGCCCCCGACTTTTGTTCAGCCTTATCAACATTTTTTTCAGCTGCCGGACATTTTGATAAgggtttcttcttttcctccgagccaactttttcctcctcctcaatAATTTCCAGCTTGCTTTGGCTAAAACTTCGATCGGTCTGTTTCAAGATGCCTTCAGTAACCCAGTGATCTTTTTTAGTTTCTGCTGCTGGATAGGCTTGCTTGGAATCATTCTCGGTCAGCCCATCATCCTCATCTTGCAGATCATACCCGTCGAGAGAGTCAATTTCGGTGGCATCTGTATCGTGGGAGAATTCTGCGGTGGTTGCTATTGAGCATTCGGTAACTGACTGGTCGTTGTTCCCATTTGGGGCCACATCATTCTGGGGGGATTCAAGAGCCAAATCAAACTCATTGGGCTTTCTGGCCTCCTTCGTTTCAGATAATTTGCGTGTGGCGGTCTCCTTCCAGTCATCTCCAATATCGTTCAGTTTAAACATGTATCTTTTAATTGGAGCGGGCTGATACAAAGACTCGTCGTCACTGGAGTCACTTATATCTTCTCCTGGAGGCACGGGAGAAGGGGGCTGAACGCGGATGACGGGTTCAGCCAGCTGACGCCTCTCAAGTTCATCCTGAAGGTTGACTTCTGTCAACTCCATGTCACTCTCAGAGGAGGGACGCGGCTTTTCCGGTTCTGAATGATCAGCATCTAATGGAGGAGGTGGTGGAAACTCAATGTAGGCCACCCGGTTTCCCTTCGGCCTTTTGTTGGATTCCCTATCCAAGTTACTGGGCAGCTCTTGCTGGGTTGGGGGGGACTGTTTTACAGAGGTGGACTTGGCCTCAGCCTCCTCCTCTGACTCCTCTGAGACCTCGGGGATTGGGCTCGGTTTGCCGGGTATATAAGCAATAAGTGAATCGGGGGTTTTGGAGGTAAACTCATAACTCACTTCCTCTGAGCTTGGGGTCTCTGGGGTTAGGGGGCTTTTCCCAGAACTGTCCATAAAGGACACCTGTTCTAAGGTGTCATCTTCTGGGCTACCTTGCGGGGAGGGAAGCTGCTTCTGCTGTCGGGTGGTATAAAACCCCCCTCTCGTCTCTTGCACTGTCTTACTTTCCTGACTTACAATTTTTTTGACCGTTCCTTGCTGTACCTCCCTTTCATACTGCCTCCCTACCTGAACGAAACTGACATAAACAGGTAGTGTTTTTATCTCCTTGGCTGCTTCCTCTGTTGTTAAAGGGGATGCTTTCATCAGGTCAAATTTCTTTGCGGGGGAAAGTTTCCCTGGGCTAACTTCTAAGGAATTGGGTGTCTTACTTGGGGATGACTTTGCTTCCCCATGAGGAGGACTTAATTGGAAGCAACTGAGTTGCCTGATGCTGGCTGGGCTGTATTCTACCCCTTTCCTTTGTTCCGTCCCATCAAATTGTCCCTCTACTTTTTCGTTATCCGTTCTGACGTGGGGCAGGCGAGTTGGCAGTTCGTGGCGTGCAGTTGGGGACTGTCCTTCAAGAACGCCACCTGCCAACGTACTTTGCTCTTCTGGGACATGGGGTGCCATCGGTGGTTCTTTTTTCTTAGAAATCCTATCCCTGACTTCGCTGGGATAGTCCCTTTCTCGGACAAGGGATTCTCTATAAAGCACCTTTTTGGAGGGAGACTTTACAGTCACTTCCTTCACCTCCTTAGAACCTGATCCATTGGTGGACACTTTCTGCTCATATTCGGTCACAGTGATCAGTTCACCCGATTTGGCCAGATCTTGGGTCTCAAGGGGTTCGATCTGGTTTTCTTTGACTACATCTTGCACAAGCACATGGGAAAGCTTTTCTCTCTGGGCTTTATGGGACGATGTCCCGGGACTTTCCCATGTCCTATAAACCTTTTTATCCCAGTGCCCCTTGGCTGGGATAGGCACCGCACTGGCACCATAGGCCAAGCCCTTCACCTTCTGCTCTGCAGTGGCAGAAGCGGCCTTGCTTGGCATTTCATCCTTGGCCTTGGGGGCTTTCGGAGGAGATGCATCCTCAATAACTTTGCCTTTGCCCCTGGGGCCATCATGGAAGCAGCCAGCAGGAGGTTCCTTCTGCAATGCTAAGGTCCCATCCACCAGGTCTATCTCTTTGGCCTGTTTTTCTCTGGAGTAGAACTGATAGACTGGGAGCTTGCTGTCCTGCATCTTTTTCACGGGGATTTTAGATGGCGCGTCCAGCCTTTTCTCTTCTGGAGGCATCTCCTTACTTTTGGAGCCCAGACTCTGTTCAAATTTTAGCCTAATGGAGCTGAGCTTGGATTGCTTCAGCTGGAACCCAGCAGGCAGAGCCTCTGGGATTTTGCTCTTCTGAGCTGCTCCCTTCAAGTCTTTGCTTGGCTGAGAGAGAAAATGCCTCTCTGGACTGCTGGGCAAACTGGCTGCCTTCCTCTCCTCGGGTTTTGGCCAGTTCTGAGCACAGACTCCTCCTCCTGGCCAGGCGCTTTGGGCCTCAGAAGCAGTCACCTTCTCTGGACTGCTGCTCGCTGACCTAAGGCCCATGCCGGCTTCTCTCCCGTTCTTTTTCTGCTGCTTCTTCGGTGATTGCAGCTCATCGTTCAATTTCTCCGTCTTGTCCCGGAAGAACTGCGATACTTCGGTCAGCTTTTCTTCAGCCTCCTTAACTGTCCTGTCCACCCTGTCTTCATACATCAACTTCTCTCTACCTCTGTCTAATCTGTTCTCGGCAAAACGCATCCACATAGCATGCTTTGGGCTACTAACATCCCCGGAATAATGCAACACTGTCACTTTCTCATAAGGATCATCTTTTGATATTTTACCCACACCGTTTTCTGATATCTCTTTAGAGATTTTGGTGAGGATGTCTTGTGGGGATGCTGGGACTATTTTGTCTCTGGATCGTTTATCAGGCCCCTGAAAGTCTGAGCTAAGGGCGGGGGCATGGTCAGTAACTGACTCCTCGGTGTCTGAGTAAGACACATCTAACTTTTCCGAGAGAAGCATTTTCTCGGCAAACCTGTAAGATTCCCCTCTTAGTTCTGACAACTCATCGTCATGGTACTCTACTGAGTGTTGACTCAAAAGCTTCAAGGTTTTGTACGAGTCATCAGACATAAGTTGGGCAGAACTAGGGCGACTGTCTTCTTCCTGGGAGACAGGAGTGTTTACTCTAGAAGATTCCAAATAAGAATGCAGGGATTCTTCGGCGGTCAGTTCTTCTTCTTCGGGCTGGCCTTGTTCCTCCGAACAAGGAAGGACCTCTTGCTTGTCCACATCCCCTTGTGACAAGTCTTTCTGATATACATACATTTCTTTCTCTGGATGCTTTTTGGTTTCTCTAATAATGACTTCGGTAGGTTCAGCCTGATTACCTTTTTCAATATGGACCTCTATTATACGCTCCAGTTTGGGTTTCATTTTGTAGTCCTTCTCTGCGGGGTGGAGTGACAATTCAGTGGATTTGACAGCCTCTGGGGAGACCGAAGACTTATGCTCAAACAGACCCGCCAGCTCCTTGGAAGGGTCCCGTCCTGACTGAAAAGCTTTCATGATGTCATGGACAGACATGGTTTCCTCGATTCTCTCCGAGGGACTCGGAGAGCAGGGAGGTTTGTGGTAAACCATTCTGGTGGTGGTACTTATGTGGGTTTCTTCTTTCACGCGGACACCTTTAGCCAGGGCACACTCGTCTTCACTACTGGCCTTCACTTGAAAGGTGTTCCCTTTCCCCCTGAGGGAGCCACCGTTGGGCCGGGACTCCAGCTCCATAAAGGTGCTGGCCACTTTGGGTGAGGGTGGCTCTTCTGTGTGAGGCTCAGAGGCCTCTACCCCCGAGGAGGGTTCGTAGCTACGGATCACGTGCACGACTTCCGTTCTGGTCTCTGTCATCACAGGAGGGAGTGGGACCTCATGGAAAAGGGGCTTGGGCCCCGTGCTTTCTGCACTCTGAGGGGCTGAGGGGGTTTTCTCACTCCTGGTCTCAAAGCCACTGTCGGACAAAGGGCTTTTATCTTGATCGTGCTGGGAAAAATCGTCAGGAGACTCCAAAACGGTGTCCGTTCCGAAAAGGGAGTCGGCGATCTTACACAATTCTTTCTCGGAGGTGGATGGCCTCACAGAGGCTGGCGGCATTTTAAGTTTATGTTCTTGTAGTGCCATGGCTGGTTTGAGAACCCTTTTCtgcctctcttccccttcccttctcccgTCGTCAAACTTGTACTTCAAGCTGGCCAGGGAGCTACTACTGCCAATGTCATTGGTGAGGTAATCAATGACTTTGCTCAAGTTGTAATCCTTTTCGGAGACAGCCTTGGCTTTGATCTGGACCCTTTCTGGGATAGTCAGAGTAGGGATGCTGATGCCCTGGCGCCTGGCTTCATCAATGTCCCCTGCACTGAACTCTACCCATTCTTCCTCAGAGGAATGTCCTTTATCGTTCTGAGAGAGTTTGACTGAGGCTTTATTCTCTACACAGACATCTGTTTTCAGTATCTCGCTAACTTTTACTAGGTCCTCTTTGACTTTCTCAACAAGCTTAAAAGGTTCTTCATCATCTATTCTACCCTCTTTGGCCAGTTCTGGTTGgaacgcctcctcctcctcctccattacaTCTGTCTGCAATATTGCTGTCATTCTCATTAAGTCCTCTTTCATCTCAGCCACATCTTTTAACATCTCCTGACTAGAAGATAAAGATGACGCTGTGGACAACTTAAGGGCGGAGGGTGCTAAGAACAAAGATGATTTGATGGGAGATGAACTTCGGTTAAAGGGAGATTGGGCGCATGTCTCTGTAGTCAATGTTTTAAGAGGCGAGACCAAGGCAGCGGCTGACTTGGCCAGGGCGGGTGTCTCAGAGAGCTTCTTTAGTGCTGGTTCTGACAAAACATTGACTACAGAATAGACGGGCACCGTGATGGTTGATGAAGTTACTGACGAGGTAGTTGCTGAGATTGACCCGAGAGACGTATAGAGCACCCCGGTGGAAGGAGCTCTGATTGACTGAAAGGCGGATGGAGTCGAAGACCTGAGTGGAGAAAATGGCTTTGCAGGAGTCGCCGGCA
This genomic stretch from Erythrolamprus reginae isolate rEryReg1 chromosome 5, rEryReg1.hap1, whole genome shotgun sequence harbors:
- the ANK3 gene encoding ankyrin-3 isoform X1; this translates as MAHAASQLKKNRDLEVPEEENEKKRKHRKRSKDRKKKSDTNASYLRAARAGNLEKALDYLKSGVDINICNQNGLNALHLASKEGHIEVVSELIQRGASVDAATKKGNTALHIASLAGQTEVVKVLVTNGANVNAQSQNGFTPLYMAAQENHLEVVKFLLDNGASQSLATEDGFTPLAVALQQGHDQVVSLLLENDTKGKVRLPALHIAARKDDTKAAALLLQNDHNADVESKSGFTPLHIAAHYGNINVATLLLNRGAAVDFTARNDITPLHVASKRGNTNMVKLLLDRGAKIDAKTRDGLTPLHCGARSGHEQVVRMLLDRGAPLLSKTKNGLSPLHMATQGDHLNCVQLLIEHHVPVDDVTNDYLTALHVAAHCGHYKVAKVLLDKKANPNAKALNGFTPLHIACKKNRIKVMELLLKHGASIQAVTESGLTPIHVAAFMGHVNIVSHLMHHGASPNTTNVRGETALHMAARAGQSEVVRSLVQKGAQVEAKAKDDQTPLHISARLGKADIVQQLLQQGASANAATTSGYTPLHLAAREGHEDVASVLLDHGASLSIITKKGFTPLHVAAKYGKIEVANLLLQKNASPDAAGKSGLTPLHVAAHYDNQKVALLLLDQGASPHASAKNGYTPLHITAKKNQMDIATTLLEYGADANAVTRQGIAPVHLASQEGHMDMVSLLLTRHANVNLSNKSGLTPLHLAAQEDRVNVAEVLVNQGAVVDAPTKMGYTPLHVGCHYGNIKIVNFLLQQFAKVNAKTKNGYTPLHQAAQQGHTHIINVLLQNGASPNELTVNGNTALAIAKRLGYISVVDTLKIVTEETMTTITVTEKHKMNVPETMNEVLDMSDDEACKANVPEILSEGEYISDAEEGEDAMTGDTDKYLGPQDLKELGDDSLPAEGYVGFSLGARSASLRSFSSDRSYTLNRSSYTRDSVMIEELLVPPKETPPTFPREVDSDSLRHYSWAAETLDNVNLVSSPIHSGFLVSFMVDARGGSMRGSRHHGMRIIIPPRKCTAPTRITCRLVKRAKLASPPPMVEGEGLASRLIEMGPSGAQFLGPVVVEIPHFGSMRGKERELIVLRSENGETWKEHQYDSKHENLLEILNGMNEELDSVEELEKKRICRIVTKDFPQYFAVVSRIKQESNQIGPEGGVLSSTTLPRVQAAFPEGALTKRIRVGLQAQPVQDEMVKKILGNKATFSPIVTVEPRRRKFHKPITMTIPVPPPSGEGVTNGYKGDTTPSLRLLCSITGGTSPAQWEDITGTTPLTFVNDCVSFTTNVSARFWLADCHQVLETVGLASQLYRELICVPYMAKFVIFAKTNDAVESNLRCFCMTDDKVDKTLEQQENFEEVARSKDIEVLEGKPIYVDCYGNLAPLTKGGQQLVFNFYAFKENRLPFSIKVRDTSQEPCGRLSFLKEPKTTKGLPQTAVCNLNITLPAHKKETESDQDDETEKTDRRHNFVSLALRKRYSYLTEPGMIERSATATRSLPATYSYKPFLSARPYQSWTTAPITVPGQSKSGFTSLSSSSSNTPSASPLKSIWSVSSASPIKSTLGASTTSSVKSVSDVASPIRSFRTMSPMKTMVSQPPYNVQVSPGSFVRAPTATEAAGLKGLVSASMFPPRTSPVTTAGSLLERSSITMTPPASPKSNLNLYSSGLPFKSIITSASPLLSSPLKSVMSPAKSAVDAVSPSKVTVAASPVKHTVGHTEVAMVNGSISPLKYPSPISLIGGGSKATAAFQEKMGVAAASSSCAVKAAGDTAEKMLPATPAKPFSPLRSSTPSAFQSIRAPSTGVLYTSLGSISATTSSVTSSTITVPVYSVVNVLSEPALKKLSETPALAKSAAALVSPLKTLTTETCAQSPFNRSSSPIKSSLFLAPSALKLSTASSLSSSQEMLKDVAEMKEDLMRMTAILQTDVMEEEEEAFQPELAKEGRIDDEEPFKLVEKVKEDLVKVSEILKTDVCVENKASVKLSQNDKGHSSEEEWVEFSAGDIDEARRQGISIPTLTIPERVQIKAKAVSEKDYNLSKVIDYLTNDIGSSSSLASLKYKFDDGRREGEERQKRVLKPAMALQEHKLKMPPASVRPSTSEKELCKIADSLFGTDTVLESPDDFSQHDQDKSPLSDSGFETRSEKTPSAPQSAESTGPKPLFHEVPLPPVMTETRTEVVHVIRSYEPSSGVEASEPHTEEPPSPKVASTFMELESRPNGGSLRGKGNTFQVKASSEDECALAKGVRVKEETHISTTTRMVYHKPPCSPSPSERIEETMSVHDIMKAFQSGRDPSKELAGLFEHKSSVSPEAVKSTELSLHPAEKDYKMKPKLERIIEVHIEKGNQAEPTEVIIRETKKHPEKEMYVYQKDLSQGDVDKQEVLPCSEEQGQPEEEELTAEESLHSYLESSRVNTPVSQEEDSRPSSAQLMSDDSYKTLKLLSQHSVEYHDDELSELRGESYRFAEKMLLSEKLDVSYSDTEESVTDHAPALSSDFQGPDKRSRDKIVPASPQDILTKISKEISENGVGKISKDDPYEKVTVLHYSGDVSSPKHAMWMRFAENRLDRGREKLMYEDRVDRTVKEAEEKLTEVSQFFRDKTEKLNDELQSPKKQQKKNGREAGMGLRSASSSPEKVTASEAQSAWPGGGVCAQNWPKPEERKAASLPSSPERHFLSQPSKDLKGAAQKSKIPEALPAGFQLKQSKLSSIRLKFEQSLGSKSKEMPPEEKRLDAPSKIPVKKMQDSKLPVYQFYSREKQAKEIDLVDGTLALQKEPPAGCFHDGPRGKGKVIEDASPPKAPKAKDEMPSKAASATAEQKVKGLAYGASAVPIPAKGHWDKKVYRTWESPGTSSHKAQREKLSHVLVQDVVKENQIEPLETQDLAKSGELITVTEYEQKVSTNGSGSKEVKEVTVKSPSKKVLYRESLVRERDYPSEVRDRISKKKEPPMAPHVPEEQSTLAGGVLEGQSPTARHELPTRLPHVRTDNEKVEGQFDGTEQRKGVEYSPASIRQLSCFQLSPPHGEAKSSPSKTPNSLEVSPGKLSPAKKFDLMKASPLTTEEAAKEIKTLPVYVSFVQVGRQYEREVQQGTVKKIVSQESKTVQETRGGFYTTRQQKQLPSPQGSPEDDTLEQVSFMDSSGKSPLTPETPSSEEVSYEFTSKTPDSLIAYIPGKPSPIPEVSEESEEEAEAKSTSVKQSPPTQQELPSNLDRESNKRPKGNRVAYIEFPPPPPLDADHSEPEKPRPSSESDMELTEVNLQDELERRQLAEPVIRVQPPSPVPPGEDISDSSDDESLYQPAPIKRYMFKLNDIGDDWKETATRKLSETKEARKPNEFDLALESPQNDVAPNGNNDQSVTECSIATTAEFSHDTDATEIDSLDGYDLQDEDDGLTENDSKQAYPAAETKKDHWVTEGILKQTDRSFSQSKLEIIEEEEKVGSEEKKKPLSKCPAAEKNVDKAEQKSGAQFFTLEGRHPDRTVFPDTYFSYKVDEEFATPFKTVATKSLDFDPWSSNRGDDEVFESKSRDDDTKPFGLAVEDRSPATTPDTTPARTPTDESTPTSEPNPFPFHEGKMFEMTRSGAIDMSKRDFVEERLQFFQIGEHTSEGKSGDKGEGDNNKVTAITQPQSGDKTVEREVETPTVEPKLIFQASGDGMEATPGCSSLEKSSVALHSSKIDPKLRTPIKMGISASAMLKKDMSGEMADKLETLTSGTQGLDCEAVEEVADTAVLNQTSGREAEKYDFPKDNFNNNNNLDPCTTPTNHLICKVVLNEHFESKCPTQKANPMKHPSGNGPGATQGDCKQKKTREQQLSSEPVRNRARSRLPVKAKDAVLHSISQASRGSYVREARKVDPKKPCSSSPPVEGRSKIPIKNTQRHNLTLARKMPPAQSQGQVERSKANSYPSKLPLKVRSTTTTITAAAATTVKAKQDQLREVCKHSIEYFKGISGEALKVVDRNSDEQKKMPPGVSEEKEEEEEDEEEDSTSRTTSLSEATQVFQPSIATKPARDMRTEAASLKSKIEKSDSDRRRRRRSKRRTGPQSPCERTDIRMAIVADHLGLSWTELARELNFSVDEINQIRVENPNSLIAQSFMLLKKWVIRDGKNATTDALTSVLTKINRIDIVTLLEGPIFDYGNISGTRSFADENNVFRDTVDGWQNEAPQVKVEPTSSGRRISGELLHRLDDSPGQCRDSITSYFKGETGKLETNGSYSESTLEAKAKTFAQDSVNNLAKQSDKETMKPKMQSSLRTEQQTISLTSHHKSLQEASKPAVDTPKTSVPVSMKKTSWNISDSGKPRSKAQEDDGIAAASEQKV